Within Acanthochromis polyacanthus isolate Apoly-LR-REF ecotype Palm Island chromosome 3, KAUST_Apoly_ChrSc, whole genome shotgun sequence, the genomic segment CAGGTCAGACAAAACACCACacatttccttaaaaaaatctgGACATAATACATTAGAAATAAACGATAAATactaaaaacaattaaaaatcttCCTATGATTTTTCATTTGACTGTTAAAATTCTTTATCCATTAATGTTTTGATTAAAAGTATTGTAATTAACTAAAGCTTCAACATAATTTATCTCAGCACAGATGTCAGTATTTTGAACATCAGAGATCAAACTAAACCTTTGAGATGTAAAGTTTTTATGACCAACGTTTACCTTGAAACTGGAATCCTCTGTCTGGCATCCATCCACGACCTGGACTTTAAAGCTTGGTGTGATGTCTGATCTTTTGTGGGAATTGTGACACCTTCCTTGCATTAAAACACAGGTGAGAACTGGCAGCTACCTACATAAATAGGCTCCCTCCGACACACCGACAAAGCACTGACAGCAAGGTTGCCATTTGGAACCTTGGACCTCAACCCACCagagaagagattttttttatctaCATATTCTTTTAAGACTTGTGATAATCTGCCAAACAAATTAGTTTTGCTCTTAAATCTGGAGTTCTTTTGCCAGATTTGAAAACCCCCCAtaaatttatctttttttatttttgtagtttcaaGCATGTCTTACCTTATCGGCTTCATCGTTTTGTCGAGTTGGGCAGCTGTAGCTGTGGCGGTTCCTTTCAACACTTTTGCGAAAGAGCCGAGGCTTGAATTTGAGTCATCTGGCAGCAGACCCGATGAACCTGTCCGGGGAATAGTGAATGTTGTGCGGATGGACCCTCATGCCTCGGCCCAGTCGGGGTTCCTCAGGAGAGGACTGACCCCCAGAAGAACCCACAGCTCCAGATTGCCTTTCCCTGCCTTCCTGTCTCATGGGCGTCCAGGTCAGGCCCTCAAGGCCCCTGTGAGTTCACTACACAACCTGCGCCCTAAAAACCCTCCTGAGATGGAGCTGAAGAAGAAGCAGGGCCTGCAGATGTGGCAGAGAGCTTTAGGTAAAGGAGGGAAGACGACTCTGCCAATCAACCTGAAGGACACTAAACAGACTTGCACAGCAGTACCGTTCACTCAGGTAAGCTTCTGATGTGTCTTCTGActgaatttcatttttcttttctgtgcatGCATTAAGATGAAGGATTCTTCATTAAGCTAAATAGAATATTGCAAAATTCCAATTTTTTTGAAAGCGTTGATTTTTCAGTAACAATTAGAGAGACGTCTGTTTACTCATAAAGCTGACTGTGGCTCTGGTGGTGCATTAGCTGTAATGATATGGACTTGCATGAATACAGAATGTTGGTTTTGTTGCACTCTCAGAGGTAAAGTAACACTGATTGctattgctgctgtgtttgtcctgAGCTTCACCCTCTGTCATCCTCACAGCATGTGACAGCAGATGGATGCGAAACAGTAACGGTCCACAACAAGCTGTGTTTCGGCCAGTGCAGCTCCCTCTTTGTCCCGTATGAAGGGGAGTTTGCCGGCCTGAGTCCTGGTACTGGGGCCTTTCAGCGCCGGGCCCCCTGCTCCCGCTGCGCCCCATTCAAAGCTCGCACCGTCACCGTGCCTCTGCGCTGTGGAGCTGAGCTCAGGGAGAAGAGAGTGATGCTGGTGGAGGACTGCAAGTGTGAGATGAGCCGAGAGGAAAGGAGCACCGAGACTGCAGCTAACACTCACCTGTAAATGTGTTACCGTGACGGGATTACatgatgctttttgttttctgaataCAGTCATTTGCACCAGTTAAAAAATTGACATAAAAGGGcgggtgctttttttttttcacttagaTTAACATCTTAAATTACTGCCAAAACATagctatatttttttcataaattgtGTAACATTTTTTCTGGCAATTGTAACCAATATTTGCATGTAACTGCATGTATCTGTATTTTTGCATGAGTCTGAATGTGTTATTCAGAGTAAAATATCCTGGTGGCTTATTCCACCATCGAATATTTGACAAATTGACCTGCATTTTGGTCATGCAATTTTCTGTTGCAACAGATAAAGTCGTCCATACTGGACTTGTGTTCGAAAGTATGTTTAGATTCATCTAAACTGAAATATTGTGATCTGTAATATTGTCATTAAATTGTCCTCTTTGTGCACACTCCCGTTTGCCTGGCATTGATAATTAGTTTTCTGCCAACACTGTTAGATTTGCAAGTGCAATTTAGTTTGCATGCAAAAACACGAAgagcatttgttgttttgtttttttttgttttttttccacccacTCTTGTATTCAAGCATTCAAGTGTCAGCTcctatattttattaaaaagccATGTTCTGCCGAGTTTTAGCACATAGCACTTACATCTGAAAGCACCAAACTGGAGAGCAAACGAGCTATTGAGCACGGGTACTTAGCGGTAAGCAAACATAATTGTTCCAGCATGGACCCCTGAATTATGTATAGGAACCACCTATTCTCATGCCCAGTCTCTTTTCAGGGTAGTTGTGGGAATTTGAACATCATTCACCGCAGATGCACTTGAGCAAGAGGGCATGTGTGATTATGTGCTTTTTTTCAGTTAGGGCCCATAAAACCTATTATTCATTTATATCCTGGCACCTGGGCCTGGTAAAGTGAACTCATCCCACACATCCCTACATACGTTCCCAGAGGAGCATAAAGAAGGGGCTCTTTACATTGCCTTGGCATGTTGTCAAAATGGCTGCTTAGATGGCCATTTGCATTCACGTGGGCCTTCTGAAAAATGTGAAAGCGTTCATTGCGCTACGGGGGTGCATTGAGTCCCTTGGATTCCATTAGCATGTGATTAACGTCTTGGGTTGATGGCTATATTTTCCAAGATTGATGGGACAAATATTTGCTCAGGTCTTAACGGTGAAGAATTAGGGGCCACTTTTAATCAGGcacttggtttttttttcttttttttttttttttttctaaatatgcaGAAGCTGGAGAGGTTGGGAAGCTTATGAAGCAGCGATCAAATTCTGCGTCTTCAGCTTTCACTGCTCAGTTAATAAGgctgtttgaaaaatgtcagagtCTGAATAATGTAGAATTAAACCTGTGCAGCCCTCTTTGTTATTATGTAATGGCACACTCACTATCCGTAGTAATCTATCTGAACTGAGTGTGCCATGATGTTGGTGGAGGGAGAGTCCTGATCTCACAGTCTTCTTCCTAAACACTCGCCTTCTAGtgtttagtaaaataaaaaaaattgtaaaaagaaaaattgagaTTAAAAAGATAAATGGGCATAGTGACGGGAgggtaggaggaggagggcagtTGTTGATTGAACAAACAAGGTGCACAAGAGAGTGCAGCACTTAGCAAGACAGATGTCAGCCCCCTTTGCATTGTGGGATCCGGCGGAGCACTCCTGTGTCATTAAGGATGGCCTGGTTCCCATGGCGAGGGGAAAGGAAGGAGCGAAAGGAGGAGGGCCCGCTGCCAAGTTCAGCGCCTCGGGGATCAGATCAGCGTCACGGGGTGCTAAGTGGCCTAGTTAGCGCTTTAAAACGCACAATGAGCTGcctgctctttctctctgtgtgtaggCCTTTTAACTGTCAGACATGGACATGGTTGGGAGGTATGTGTGGTGGGCCACTCCAACAATATCGCTTCAATCAAGGTGTGTGAAGGGAAGTTATAGATGAAAGATTTGAGGCCTATTTTTGCATTGGAAAATGTACTTCTAGGTTCGTAGGTA encodes:
- the dand5 gene encoding DAN domain family member 5, whose translation is MSYLIGFIVLSSWAAVAVAVPFNTFAKEPRLEFESSGSRPDEPVRGIVNVVRMDPHASAQSGFLRRGLTPRRTHSSRLPFPAFLSHGRPGQALKAPVSSLHNLRPKNPPEMELKKKQGLQMWQRALGKGGKTTLPINLKDTKQTCTAVPFTQHVTADGCETVTVHNKLCFGQCSSLFVPYEGEFAGLSPGTGAFQRRAPCSRCAPFKARTVTVPLRCGAELREKRVMLVEDCKCEMSREERSTETAANTHL